GCCGGGGGTGTTGACCGGGCCGCGGCAGAGGATCTCGTCGTCCTCGCCGAGCCGCACCTCGATCCCGGGGTTGGCCCGCCCGACGGTGCCGAGCTTGAAGTGGCCGGGACCGTTGGAGGTGAAGGCCCCGGTCGTCTCGGTCATCCCGTAGACGTCGTAGACGTGGAGGCCGAGCCCGCCCATGAACTTCGCGACCTCCAGCGGCATCGGCGCGGCCGCGCTCGCGGCCCACGTCACCTGGTCGAGCCCGAGCAGCAGGCGCAGGAAGCCGAGGATCGCGGTGTCGGCCTCGGCGTAGGCCGCCTCCACCTCGGGCGTCATCTCGTTGCCGACCTCGTGGGCCCGGGTCCACGCCAGCCCGGCGGCCATCGCGTTGCGGACCAGCTCCTGGTTGGCCGGGTCGGGGTCCTCGGCGAGCTTGGCGGAGATGCCGGTCTTGATCTTCTCCCACACCCGCGGGACGCCGAAGAACGCGGTCGGGTGCACCTCGCCGAGCGCCCCGAGCAGGGCGGCGGGGTCGGGGATCGCGTGGACGTGGCTGCCGAGGAGGGGCGGGCCGTACGTCGCGAGCACCCGCTCGGCGATGTGGGCCAGCGGGAGGTAGCTGATGGTGCGCTGCTGGCCGTGCAGGCCGGCGGCGTCGAGGGTCGACACCGCCTCGTACATCACGTTGTGGTGGGTCAGCACGACGCCCTTCGGGTTGCCGGTCGTGCCGGAGGTGTACAGGTAGGTCGCCGGCAGGTCGGGGGTGATCCGGTCGGTCCGCTCCTCGACGGCCGCGGTGTCGCTGCCGCGCGCGAGGAAGTCGGCCCAGGTCATCGCCCGCGGGTCGTCGACGCGCTCGGCGTCGGCCAGCATGACGACGTGGCGGATCGAGTCGACCTCGGCCAGCGCGCGCTCCCAGCGGCGGTAGCGGTCGTGGTCCTCGAGCAGCACGACGACCGGTCGGGACTCGCCGGCGATGAACGCGACCTGGTCCTGGGCGAGCGTGTTGTAGATCGACATCGGCACCGCTGCGGCCGTCATCGCGCCGTAGTCGGCGAGCGTGTGGGCCGTGCGGTTGGTGGCCATCACCGCGATGGCCTCGCCCCGTTCCACGCCGAGGTCGATCAGCGCCGCGGCCACCTGCTGGGTGAGCTCCCAGGTCTCGCGCCAGGAGATCGTCGACCAGGTCGCGCCCTCGGGCACGTCGAAGCGGTCGGAGAACGCGGGGTCGTCGCCGAAGCGCTCGGCCGCCCGTCGCACGAGGGCCGGCATGTGGAGGCCGAGGATCCTGGCCTCGTAGTCCTCGCGGACGGCGAGGACGTCGGGATCGGGCTGCGTCGCGGTCATGTCCGTCTCCTCGGGATGTGGCGGGGGTCACATCATGGTGGTCGGCGCCTTGGGCTGGCTAGGGCTGGTCCGGAGGTCCCCGCACGGTGGGGGAGACTGGGCCGGCACGACCTCGAGGACCGACGACCGGGAGACGACATGGTGGCGAGCCGCTCGGCCCGCGAACGCAGGGCCGCAGCGCAGGCGGGGCCGCTCGCCCGGGTGCGGATCGACCTCGACGGCGAGCAGCAGTTCCTCTACCGGATCTCCTGCACCTCGTGCACGGCCCGCGGCGACCGGCCCTGGTCGACGCACCGCGCGGGCGGCGACAACGGCTTCATGGCGGCGATGGACCGCTGGACCTTCCACCTCGTCGAGAAGCACCCGGGTGAGGACGCGCCGTGCCTCGCCTTCCTCGCCGAGGCGCAGCAGCGGCTGCACGAGCGGCGCGAGGGCGGCGGAGCGGAGTGAGGGCCGTCAGTCGCCCTTCGGCATGAGGATCCACGCCAGGATGTAGGCGATCTCGCCGGCGCCGACGAGCCCGAAGACCACGAAGGCGAGACGGACCAGGCCGCGGGGGACGCCGAAGCGGTCGGCGAGGCCGGCGCACACGCCGGCGATGATCTTGCCCTGGCGGGGACGGACGAGCGACGAGGTGGCCATGCCCCATGTCTACCCGACCGGCGGGCAGGAACTAGGCGCCGCTCTCTAGGGTCGTCCCGTGGACGCAGACGTGGTGGTCGTGGGTGCCGGGCTGGCGGGGCTGCGATGCGCGCAGGCGCTGGTCGCGGCCGGGCGCGAGGTGGTGGTGCTGGAGGCGGCCGACGCCGTCGGCGGGCGGATCCGCACCGACCGGGTCGACGGCTTCCTCGTCGACCGCGGCTTCCAGCTGCTCAACCCGGCCTACCCCGCGGTCGGCCGCTGGGTCGACGTCGGGGCGCTGGGGCTGCAGCCGTTCGGTGCGGGCGTGGCCGCCCGCACCGAGAGCGGGCTCCGCGTGCTGGGGCACCCGGCGCGCGAGCCGCGGCTCGTCCCGCAGACGCTCCGCACCGTCGCCGGCCGGCCCGCCGAGGTGGCGGCGCTGGCGCGGTGGGCGGCGCCGCTGCTCCGCCCGCGCCGCGGCCGGCTCTCGGAGGTCGTCGCGCGCCGTCCGGACGTCGACCGGCGCGCCGCGCTCGACGGCGCGGGCGTCGACGGGCTGCTGCGCCGGGTGGCCGACCGCTTCTTCGCCGGCGTGCTGCTGGAGGACGACGGCAGCACGGCCAATCGGTTCGCGCTGCTGCTGACCTGGATGTTCGTGCGCGGCGTCCCGGCGCTCCCGGAGGGCGGGATGCAGGCCCTGCCCGAGCAGCTGGCGGCGAGCCTGGGGGAGCGGGTACGCCTCGAGCAGCGGGTCCGTCGCGTGACCGCGACGTCGGTCGAGACCGACGACGGCACGTGGACGGCCCGACAGGTGGTCGTGGCCGCGGGTGCCGCGCAGGCGACCGCGCTGGCAGGTGTGCCGGAGGTCGCCACCAAGGGCGTCGTCACGACGTGGTGGTCCGCCCCGCAGGCACCCGACACCGACCTGCTCCACGTCGACGCCCGGCGGACCGCGAAGGGGCCGCTGGTCAACGCCGCTGTCGTCTCGCGCGCCGCCCCGTCGTACGCCCCGGCCGGCCGGCACCTGGTGCAGGGCTCCGCGCTGCTCGGTCCCGCTCGGGTGACGGGCGAGGCGGAGATGCGTCGCCACGCCGGCGACCTGCTCGGGGTCGACCCGTCGCGCTGGGAGGTGGTCGCCCGGCACGAGGTGCCGGACGCGCTGCCGGTGCAGCCGGTGCCCTACCGCGACGTCCGCCCCGTCGAGGTCGACGGTCTCGTCGTGTGCGGTGACCACCGCGACACCGGATCCATCCAGGGCGCGCTCGTCAGCGGCCAGCGGGCCGCCGAGGCCGTGCTGGGGGCCCGCGCATGAGCGACGTCGTGGTGGTCGGGGCCGGACTGGCGGGGGTGGCCTGTGCTCGCGAGCTGCGCGCTGCCGGGATCGCCGTGCGGGTGCTCGACCGCGGTCGCGTCCCCGGTGGGCGGATGGCCTCGCGCACCCTGTGGGAGCGCCGGGTGGACCTGGGGGCGTCCTACTTCACGGTCTCCGACGAGGCGTTCGGGGCGGTGGTCGACGACTGGGCGGCACGCGACCTGGCCCGCGAGTGGACCGACACGTTCTGCGCCCTCGGCGACGGCGAGCCGGAGGCGAAGTCCGGGCCGGTCCGCTGGGGCGCGACCCACGGGCTCCGGACGCTGGTCGAGGACCTCGCGGCCGACCTCGACGTGGAGCGCAAGGACCTCACCGACCTGTCCGGCCTCGGCGAGGTCGTCGTGCTCGCGATGCCCGACCCGCAGGCCCGTCGGCTGGTCGGCGCGCACCCGGTGGCCGAGGTCCTGACCCGCACGTGGGAGCCGGTGCTCGCGCTCGCGGCGCGCTGGCCGTCGCGCACGTGGGACGGAGTGAGCCCGACCGGCCGGTTCGACGGCGCGTTCGTCAACGACGACCCGACCCTCGCGTGGGTCGCCGACGACGGTCGGCGACGCGGCGACGACGCCCCGGTGCTGGTCGCGCACTCGACGCCCGGCTTCGCCTCCGGCCACCTCGACGACCCCGCCGCGGCCGGCCCGGCGATGGTGGCGGCGCTGCGCCGGGTGCTCGACCTCCCGGAGCCCGAGGACGTCCACGTCCACCGCTGGACCTTCGCGCGTCCGACCGGTGAGCGCGACGAGCCCTTCGGCCTGGTCGAGGGCGACCGGCTGGTGGGGGTGTGCGGCGACGGCTGGGGGTCGACGCCGAAGGTCGAGACGGCGTGGCTGTCGGGCGTACGCCTCGGGCGCGCGCTGGCCGCGCGGCTCGGCGGGGGCTGAGCCCGACCGGCTGATCCGCGTCGTCAGGCCAGCACGGCGAGGTCGCGCTCGGCGTAGAGCCGGTGCTCCCACTCCTCGTGGAGCACCACGCGCAGGCACTGGGCGACGTCGAGTCCCTCGGCGTCGGACAGGAAGGCCGTCGCCGACGAGACGGGACGTGCCAGCCCGGCGTCGTCGAGGTCGGCCAGCACGCCCGCGACGGTCGCGCGCCGCTCGGCGCGCACGGCGAGGACGTCGTCCAGCGCGGGGCGTGCGTCGCGGTCCCACGGCACGCCGTCGACATCCGGCGCCTCGTCCCACGGGAGGTCGAGCGGGTGCCAGGGCGACGGATCGGCGAGGACCACGCCGCCCACCCAGCACGCGTGCGCGAACCCGAGGTGGCGCAGCGTCTCGACGAACGACCACTCCTCGTCGACCCGCTCGTGCAGCCGCTCCTGCGGCAGGGTGCGGGCACGGTCGAGCGTCGCGGACCAGAGCCGGTCGACCACGTCGAACGCCTCGCGGAAGCCGTCGGCGGTGGCGGGGCGCATCAACGCCCGCTCGGGCATCCGGCGGTCGAGCTCGGCCTCGACGTGGGCCGTGACGTCGACGCCGTTGACGACCAGCCGGCCGATCTCGCCGTGGATCTCCAGGTCGGGGACCTCCACGCCGGTCATCCGGACGCCGTCGAGGTAGGCCGCGCGCACCCGGGTGCCGCTCAGGTCGACCTCACGGAGCACCACGTCGCGCAGCCGCACCTCGCGCCACGTGCTGCCGCTGAGGTCGACGCGCTCGAACGTGGAGCCGGCGAGGTCCTGCTCGGAGAAGTCGGTCATGGGGCCACCGTAGGGACGGATCCGGACGAGGCGCGTCCGGATCGACCCGGTGTGGCAAACTCGTGTAATCAAGTCATGTTAAGCGAGAAAGCGGGGCGGGGATGACGACCACGGAGCAGGTGCGCGACACCGGGTGGAACCAGCGCTACGGCGAGGAGGGGGAGGAGCCGACGGCCGCGTCCGACGTCGTCCGACTGCAGCTCGCGCACCGGTCGGTGCGCCGCTTCCTGCCCGACGAGGTGTCCGAGCCCGAGCTGCGTGCCCTGGTCGCGGCGGCGCAGTCGGCACCGACCTCGTCCAACCTCCAGCCGTGGAGCGTGGTCGCGGTGCGCGACCCGGAGCGACGCCGACGGCTGTCGACGCTCGCCGCGCGCCAGTCGTTCGTCGCCGAGGCGCCGCTGCTGCTGGTCTGGGTCGCCGACCTGGGGCGCGCCCGGCGGCTCGCGGAGAGCCGGGGGAGCTCGGTCGACGCGGCCGACTACCTCGAGACCGCGCTGATCGGCTTCATCGACGTCGCCCTCGCCGCGCAGAACGCCGTGGTGGCCGCGGAGTCGCTGGGGCTCGGCTCCTGCTACGTGGGGGCGATCCGCAACAACCCCGAGGAGGTCGCGGCCGAGCTCGGGCTGCCGCCGCACGCCGTGGCGGCGTTCGGCCTGGCGGTGGGCCGCCCGGACCCGTCCGAGCACGCCGGGGTCAAGCCGCGGCTGCCGCAGCAGGCCGTGCTCCACCACGAGCAGTACGACGCCGCGCGCGCCGACGCCCACCTGGCGGCGTACGACGAGCGGCTCGCGGACTACAACGAGCGCTACGGCCTCGGCGGGGCGTGGACCGACCGGGTGCTGGCGCGGCTGGCGGGCCCGCAGTCGATGGCCGGGCGGCACCGGCTGCGCGAGGCGCTGGAGGGCCTCGGCCTGCCGGTGCGCTGACCGGCTACCCACCGACTACCAGGTCAGCTCGATCTCGACCTCGTTGTCCTCGCCGAGCTCGACCTCGACCTTGAGCCGCACCTCGTCGGGCACGGCGACCGTGACCCGACCGCCGTCGCGCGCGAACTCCACGGAGTTGTGCTTGGCGAGCGAGTCGGCCAGGGCGCGCAGCCGGGCCGCCGCCTCCTCGCGGGTCATCGTGCGGGTCTCGTCCATCTCGAAGAGGTCCATGTCCCGAACCTAACGAGCGGGTGGGCACGCGCCGGCTCGTCGGACCGGCGTGCAACCGTCCGGGCGTCCGCACCCGTCAGTGTGGGTGGAGGCAGCCGGACGCACGTCCGGCCAGGACCGGCACGGGGGTGTCACAGTGGGACCTGCAGGCAGGGACGAGGAGTTCTCGTCGTTCGTCCGCGAGCACCGGGCCGCCCTCGTGGGCGCCGCGCGGCTGCTGACCGCCGGTGACGAGGGCTGGGCCGAGGACGTCGTGCAGACGACCCTGACCCGGCTCTACCTGCGC
Above is a genomic segment from Nocardioides okcheonensis containing:
- a CDS encoding flavin monoamine oxidase family protein, whose amino-acid sequence is MDADVVVVGAGLAGLRCAQALVAAGREVVVLEAADAVGGRIRTDRVDGFLVDRGFQLLNPAYPAVGRWVDVGALGLQPFGAGVAARTESGLRVLGHPAREPRLVPQTLRTVAGRPAEVAALARWAAPLLRPRRGRLSEVVARRPDVDRRAALDGAGVDGLLRRVADRFFAGVLLEDDGSTANRFALLLTWMFVRGVPALPEGGMQALPEQLAASLGERVRLEQRVRRVTATSVETDDGTWTARQVVVAAGAAQATALAGVPEVATKGVVTTWWSAPQAPDTDLLHVDARRTAKGPLVNAAVVSRAAPSYAPAGRHLVQGSALLGPARVTGEAEMRRHAGDLLGVDPSRWEVVARHEVPDALPVQPVPYRDVRPVEVDGLVVCGDHRDTGSIQGALVSGQRAAEAVLGARA
- a CDS encoding amphi-Trp domain-containing protein; translated protein: MDLFEMDETRTMTREEAAARLRALADSLAKHNSVEFARDGGRVTVAVPDEVRLKVEVELGEDNEVEIELTW
- a CDS encoding AMP-dependent synthetase/ligase codes for the protein MTATQPDPDVLAVREDYEARILGLHMPALVRRAAERFGDDPAFSDRFDVPEGATWSTISWRETWELTQQVAAALIDLGVERGEAIAVMATNRTAHTLADYGAMTAAAVPMSIYNTLAQDQVAFIAGESRPVVVLLEDHDRYRRWERALAEVDSIRHVVMLADAERVDDPRAMTWADFLARGSDTAAVEERTDRITPDLPATYLYTSGTTGNPKGVVLTHHNVMYEAVSTLDAAGLHGQQRTISYLPLAHIAERVLATYGPPLLGSHVHAIPDPAALLGALGEVHPTAFFGVPRVWEKIKTGISAKLAEDPDPANQELVRNAMAAGLAWTRAHEVGNEMTPEVEAAYAEADTAILGFLRLLLGLDQVTWAASAAAPMPLEVAKFMGGLGLHVYDVYGMTETTGAFTSNGPGHFKLGTVGRANPGIEVRLGEDDEILCRGPVNTPGYHRQESATRALIDEDGWIHTGDIGRVDEDGFWSVVDRKKELIITSAGKNIAPSNIENYLKESPIVGHAMALGDNQPYVVAILTLDGEIAPLVAAKMGIEFTDLADLSTKPQIRAMAQAAVDAANERLSRPEQVKAWELLPHEWTAESEELTPTLKLKRRVVNAKYSDVVDRLYG
- a CDS encoding PspC domain-containing protein codes for the protein MATSSLVRPRQGKIIAGVCAGLADRFGVPRGLVRLAFVVFGLVGAGEIAYILAWILMPKGD
- a CDS encoding NAD(P)/FAD-dependent oxidoreductase; translation: MSDVVVVGAGLAGVACARELRAAGIAVRVLDRGRVPGGRMASRTLWERRVDLGASYFTVSDEAFGAVVDDWAARDLAREWTDTFCALGDGEPEAKSGPVRWGATHGLRTLVEDLAADLDVERKDLTDLSGLGEVVVLAMPDPQARRLVGAHPVAEVLTRTWEPVLALAARWPSRTWDGVSPTGRFDGAFVNDDPTLAWVADDGRRRGDDAPVLVAHSTPGFASGHLDDPAAAGPAMVAALRRVLDLPEPEDVHVHRWTFARPTGERDEPFGLVEGDRLVGVCGDGWGSTPKVETAWLSGVRLGRALAARLGGG
- a CDS encoding NADPH-dependent oxidoreductase: MTTTEQVRDTGWNQRYGEEGEEPTAASDVVRLQLAHRSVRRFLPDEVSEPELRALVAAAQSAPTSSNLQPWSVVAVRDPERRRRLSTLAARQSFVAEAPLLLVWVADLGRARRLAESRGSSVDAADYLETALIGFIDVALAAQNAVVAAESLGLGSCYVGAIRNNPEEVAAELGLPPHAVAAFGLAVGRPDPSEHAGVKPRLPQQAVLHHEQYDAARADAHLAAYDERLADYNERYGLGGAWTDRVLARLAGPQSMAGRHRLREALEGLGLPVR
- a CDS encoding DinB family protein, giving the protein MTDFSEQDLAGSTFERVDLSGSTWREVRLRDVVLREVDLSGTRVRAAYLDGVRMTGVEVPDLEIHGEIGRLVVNGVDVTAHVEAELDRRMPERALMRPATADGFREAFDVVDRLWSATLDRARTLPQERLHERVDEEWSFVETLRHLGFAHACWVGGVVLADPSPWHPLDLPWDEAPDVDGVPWDRDARPALDDVLAVRAERRATVAGVLADLDDAGLARPVSSATAFLSDAEGLDVAQCLRVVLHEEWEHRLYAERDLAVLA